TTGCTTGTGAGCCCACAGGAGACACTTACAGAAATACCTAGTGGGGACTTTACAGAGGGCTACAATTTTACAGAACTAGATTATAGTGGGGTCAGGAACATTTGAAGTTACCATCATCAGCAATTTCCTTTGTCTCTACAGGCTGGTCAGAGAAGGGGAAGCTCAATGACAATAAAtacataagcaaacaaacaaagagagcAAGGACTTTAGGTCACTCTATTCAGTAGCCCTCATATTTAAAAATGGTTTGACTAGTGGTAAGAGGGCCCTCTTTCAATTCATCTCGAGCAATGGGAGCAGTGGCAAAGCCTCACtatataaggggaaaaaaaaacagtgatgatAATGGAACAAGAACAATGCCCAAAGATATATACAGTATGAGCTCAAGGCACTGGAACTGGCAGAACAATAGCCAAGGAGGCCACACCTCAATTGTAGTGAGTGCAGTGGGCACTGTGCACTGATTTCTCTGAGTTGAGGAATTCAAAGGGCAGTGAAGAAAGTGGTCCATCTTGGATAGGGATACTCGAAGGTCTCAGCTTCCAGCAATTTCGTGGAATCTCAGAGCaaagattttctttattgtttttttctatacGCTCAAACTTTGATTGCAGCATCCACGCCCAGCTGCTGTGGAAGCTGAGGACACAGGGTCTCTGAAGTTGATGTTGTTCCAGCACTCCGTGAGCAGACTAGAAATGTTAACCAGGATGTGAATGGACAGCAAAGGACTGATCGCTCCTGTGGTTCAAGTTTTAGGTTAAAATAGTGAGGATATCCTATtagaaagatggagaaataagCTAAAGGCACCTCAGGCAGATAAGATGAAATAGGGTTATGAAATAGGGATGCCTTTTATGGGAATAATCAAATCACCTGAGGAGCAAGAATCCACATTCAAACAATATTTCCCTGTATCCAGGCCTGGTAACAAACCAGCAAGCAAAGCGTAAGCAAATCCTGCAGATAGGAAAATGGGAAAGTCAAAAATAAGTCAGGAAAAATTTGCATCCAGAAGGAGGTATTTTCTTGTGTGAAACACTAGTGCAGCCAGGAACCTGGTCCCTACCTGGAAATTGTTGCAGAGATTCTGAGTCTGTGCCCAGGAAGTTTCTTTGGAATAGAAGGATGATATCTATCCAACTCTCTGTCTTCTTCATGACCATCTATGTGCTCGAGTCCTTGACAATAACTGTGCAGAGCATCTTAATTGTTGTAGTACTAGGCAGAGAGTAGGTGCAGGTCCAAAGGCTGTCACCCGTGGACATGATTCTCACCAGCCTGGGAGTCTGCCGCTTCTTTCAACTGTGGTCATCGATACTGCACAAGTTTTGCCTCCACTTCTACCCTAATTACGAATTTTGGTACTGGGAGATCATCTGGGAATTTACTAACATTCTTTCATTCTGGTTGATGAGCTTGCTTGCTGTCTTCTACTGTGTCAAAGTCTCCTCCTTCAGCCACCCCATTTTCTCCTGGCTGAAGTGCAGAATTGTGAGGTTGCTTCCTCGGCTGTGGCTGGGTTCTCTGCTGATTTCTTCTGTGTCTATCACCTCTGCAGCTGTTAGGTGTTACAGCAAGATTCAGTTAACCTCCATGAGGCACTTCCCTAGAAACAGCAGCGTGACTGAGAGACTTGAGACACTCCTGTGGGATTTTACCCTGTGCGAAGCGGTTGTGTTGCATATTCCTTTCCTCCTGTTCCTGGCCTCCACCATCTCACTCATGGCTTCATTATTCCAACACCGGAGGCAGATGACACATCATCACAACGGCCACCTCAACTCCAGCCTGGACACATACTCTACTGCTCTAAGGTCTCTTGCCATCCTCCTCATATTCTTCACCTCTTATTTTCTGACCCTACTAATCTCCTTCTTGGGTATCCTATTTAATAAGAGGTCCTGGTTCTGGGCCTGGGAAGCTGTCATCTGTGCTCTAGTCTCTATTCATTCTACTTCACTGATACTGAGCAGCCCCAAATTgaaaagggttttaaaaataaggtCCTGGGGCCTAGAGGCTGCCTGAGGCACAGGAGACAACAAGACCCCTCGGCAAATGGGTTTTTGCACTGATACAACTAATATCAACAACCAAACCAGCCTGACTCTTGACAATCCCCTGTGTGGTAGTGACACACCATAAATGCAAACCTCACTCCCTTTCCCCACAGCCATCTATCTCCAAACAAGCAATCCCTTCTCTATTCTATGccactcctttcttttcctttccactgTCCCCAGGTTGGTCCCAACTTTCTCATGACTTCCCCATCTCTCTGTAGTCCTCTCTACATCTGGAATCTTTCTCCCAGTATATTCAACACAACAGACCCAAAATCATGGTGTCcacatcttgtttttattttacccatTCCATGAATGCCAATTTCTTATACTAATATGAATCCCTTCCCCACAAGAATTTACTGCCTACACCTGAATGTTTTTCCATGCTAAgcccttgattttctttccatactTTAGTTAAGAAAAGATCttgtatctctctgtctctgatgcTTCTGGACCTTCATTTGACAATAtgaatttccttatttatttccaaatactGTGCTTTTATGCTTTTAATACTCAAGTCAAATTTTaactcttctttcattttcatttgccaaGACATTACACTTCCCCCAGAATAGCAGATGACTTATCCAATCTAGGTTCATCCTGGAACCTGTTCAAATATGGGCGAGTTAATTTGACCAACTGCACATAGTTTCCATTGGCTGGATTCTTGCTTCTTCATTGTACTACAAGTTGGAATGAACTTTCTAGAAGTATTCCCAGATTGAGGCTTAGCTGGTTTTCTTCCATATGTAATCCAGATGTCAGCTGGGAACTCCTCTTCGTAAAATCTGAGTGACTTTGGCTTAAGTTTTCTATAGTCTTCTATTCTGTGCAGACAGTCCAAAGTCCTTCCCAAATGGATAAGAATACAGGAACCACACAGgaatcaaattaaaattacatataggACTTTCCTGTTCTTTAGAAGTCCTTTTCAACCTCCCCAATCCTACAGGTTTCTCTCGTACTCTTTTCCTTATAGGACCAAGTCCTACCTTATCCCCATGCCatctctttccttatttctctcctcttcaccCTCACCCACTAGCAACAAAGTGTCTTAGTAACTGCCAACTCCTGGAGCTTTGATTCTCAGCTTACATCTGCTCCAGGCACTTATCAAGGTATTTTTCCTAAAGACAGCTTCATATCTTAAAGCATTCTGATGCCAGAGTTTACGAATAtaatgtttttcacttttatatatCTGGGGCGTGTCTGATGAACTGAACTTCTGGTTGTGCCATGAGAAGACTGCAACATCTGCTGAGCGAAAACCTTCCTATGGGAACAAGAATGCAGGTATCTCACACCTGACTGCAAAAGAAAGGCTTAGTCCTGGAAGGAAGTGAAAATCCTGATCTGGTCTTGGGTCTATCATTCTAATTTGTCTCCTAGTCAAACCATCCCTTGAATTCATATTTGAAACTGAGGGTGTGAAATATAAGTACAAACTGAAAGAACTTTCTCCAAGGACTCAGTCCCCTTTGACATATCTCAGCAGCATTTCTACTGTTTCATAGAAGGGGTGTAAAGCGTATTTTTCCACTTCACAGCAGCACCCCATTGAAGCCTTAGCATTTCCCAAGCTCCAGTGGTTCAACTGGAGTAGAAGGTGGGACAGAACCTGGTCAATGCAGGGGAGCAGAGTCATAATCAGATGAAATGGGACTAGgtaaatacaggaaaataaaaggtaCATATCGACGTTGTGTTATCTGACCAGAGACTACCAGGAATGCTTAGGAGGCTGGTGTGGTAGGCTGCAAGAGTTTGGGAGCCTACCAGGATAGGTGGGACAAAAAACCAATTGAAATTTATATCATTGCTATTGGTCATTTATATCCACATACTGCATATTCTAAAAATCTCAGAaagctgaaagaaacaaaaactgtatTCCCCACATATGTGTAAATAGAGAAGAGGGACAAAAGAAAAACCTTCCCCCTCTGCTCCCACCTATCAAATACACAGATACTCTTCCAGAAGCTGTTACATATTTGTAATACTCTCACCGTCTTCTTTTGAGTAAAGTGCAATGGAAAATGTACCCATGAGATGGGGATTTTAGAGCCAGTGGAAGGGATccagaatttaataaaataaaatgtagaaacagAAATAACAATTGCCTTTTATCATTGTGGCACCTAATAGCTCACAGAGAGCTTCCACATACATTTAATCATTTTCAACTGGACAAGGTTGGTCATGATCATCCAGTCCTGGAAAACAGACCTACACAAGTCATGTGAATTACCTAAGTTCATACTGCTGGTTAATACCAGACCAAGAatcaaaggaaatggaaaggaaacCAAGAGATAAACTTTAAAGGAGTGAAGagttttaatttggaaaaagatGGTTAGGATTTAAAAGgaagatactttaaaaagaataacagaGATGTTTGGGCTAAGATATTTTGAGTTAGCTAGATATGAGATTCAGGCACCAAGGACCTATTTACCTGTATTGTCCAACTTGTAAGCAGTCTACCTTATATAACACTCATTATTCATAGCATctatttgaattttatctttcattctattaatatagtgtatcacatttatCAACTTGTGTATGTTGGatcattcttgcatcccagggataaattcctcttgattgtggtgtatgatccatTTAATGTACTGATGAACTTGATTTGCTTGTATTTTATTGgtgatttttacatctatgttcatcagtgttcTTGTTTAGCTTTGGTATCAGGCTAATCTGGtttcataaaattaatttgaaagtgttccctcctcttcagtttttttgtaaGAGTTCAAGAAAGATGagtctttaaatgtttggtaaaattcactagTAAAGTcatctggtcttgggctttttttgttgagaggtttttgattactgattcagtcttctTAATCATtgttgatctgttcatattttctatttcttcatgattcagtcttggatacttttatgtttctaggaatttatccatttcttctaggttacctAATTTTTGGcacataattgttcatagtagtctcctATGATCtcatgtatttctgtgttgtcagttttaatgtctcctctttcatttctgattttatttgtgccttcttttttcctgagtttgtcaattttatcttttaaaaagcagcTAATAGTTCTCTTGatcttttctttaatgtttctgctctctgtttcatttatttccatgctAATCTTTGTTATGACCTTCTTTCCGCTTACTTTgagcttagtttgttcttctgtttctagttttgtGAGGTGTaacattaggttgtttatttgacatctttcttttttcttaacatttatatTTACCACTATGAATTTCCCTTTAAGAATTGCTGTTGCatcatcccataggttttcgttattgtgttttcattttcatttattttgagatatttttgtttctcttttgattctttctttgacccattggttgttcaggagtaTGTAGTTTAGTTCCCACATGTTTCaaaattttccagctttcctcttcttgatttatagtttcatactatttttttttcatttttattttttatttatttttattgtgtgtgtTGGTTCTTcgctgctgcatgcgggctttctctaggcgcggtgagtgggggctactctttgttgtggtgcacggggtcctcattgccgtggcttctcttattgtggagcatgggctttaggcacatgggcttcagtagttgcggcacatgggctcaatagttgtggctcacgggccctaaagcgcaggctcaataattgcggcacacgggcttagctgctccacggcatgtgggatcttcctggggcagggattgaacccatgtcccctgcattggcaggtggattctcaaccactgcgccacctaggaagcccctagtttCATACTATTAATCAAAATGGGACTATTATCAGAAACCTGTGGAATCTGTAATACCCACAAAAGGTGAGAAATGGTGCTCTCTGGAACATGTTTGAAGGCAGAGGTTGGAGAACAACTTGTTTCTTCTGAGCTCGGTCTATTCAATAAAATTGTTATAGGAGATGTAAAAGTCAATAAGATGTTAAATGCCCCTACGTTT
The window above is part of the Hippopotamus amphibius kiboko isolate mHipAmp2 chromosome 4, mHipAmp2.hap2, whole genome shotgun sequence genome. Proteins encoded here:
- the TAS2R16 gene encoding LOW QUALITY PROTEIN: taste receptor type 2 member 16 (The sequence of the model RefSeq protein was modified relative to this genomic sequence to represent the inferred CDS: substituted 1 base at 1 genomic stop codon); translation: MISIQLSVFFMTIYVLESLTITVQSILIVVVLGREXVQVQRLSPVDMILTSLGVCRFFQLWSSILHKFCLHFYPNYEFWYWEIIWEFTNILSFWLMSLLAVFYCVKVSSFSHPIFSWLKCRIVRLLPRLWLGSLLISSVSITSAAVRCYSKIQLTSMRHFPRNSSVTERLETLLWDFTLCEAVVLHIPFLLFLASTISLMASLFQHRRQMTHHHNGHLNSSLDTYSTALRSLAILLIFFTSYFLTLLISFLGILFNKRSWFWAWEAVICALVSIHSTSLILSSPKLKRVLKIRSWGLEAA